The following proteins are encoded in a genomic region of Prosthecobacter sp. SYSU 5D2:
- a CDS encoding IS3 family transposase, producing the protein MIHLIFQDTGHSVRLICQCLQVPRNSYYHAATPTASQRSDAQLSQAIGIIFHHHRRRYGYRRIWKQLAADGIVCAPDRMRRLMQEQGLIALQPRTYTPQTSDGCADLPSPNLLLDKPMPERPNEGWAGDITFIPCGEKWLYLAVVIDLCSRRIMGWSLADHMRSELVVEAMQQALTSRRHTGGLIFYSDRSSQLAAAPSARCSSRPR; encoded by the coding sequence ATGATCCACCTCATCTTCCAGGACACAGGTCACAGCGTGCGCCTCATCTGCCAGTGCCTCCAAGTGCCCCGCAACAGCTACTACCATGCCGCCACGCCCACCGCGAGCCAGCGCAGCGACGCGCAACTCAGCCAGGCCATCGGCATCATCTTCCACCACCATCGCCGCCGTTACGGCTACCGGCGCATCTGGAAGCAGCTCGCCGCTGACGGTATCGTATGCGCTCCAGACCGTATGCGCCGCCTCATGCAGGAGCAAGGCCTCATCGCCCTCCAGCCACGGACCTACACACCCCAGACCAGCGACGGGTGTGCCGACCTCCCTTCACCCAACCTGCTACTGGACAAACCCATGCCAGAGCGCCCCAACGAGGGCTGGGCAGGCGACATCACCTTCATCCCCTGTGGCGAAAAATGGCTTTACCTGGCCGTCGTCATCGACCTGTGCTCACGGCGCATCATGGGCTGGTCGCTGGCCGATCACATGCGCAGCGAGCTGGTCGTTGAGGCCATGCAGCAGGCCCTCACCTCGCGCCGTCACACCGGCGGCCTCATCTTCTATAGTGACCGCAGCAGCCAATTGGCAGCCGCGCCTTCCGCCAGGTGCTCCAGCAGGCCCAGATGA
- a CDS encoding Gfo/Idh/MocA family oxidoreductase, which translates to MNRRTLLHQTSAIGITAAFSSLTRLRAADKAGKKLKVAVVALGRGMAHVQALLRLPDVEIAYLAETDANRLQQGLKVVADKQEVSCQGVTDFRKILEDKSVDAVFIATPNFWHTPMAILAMQAGKHVYVEKPGSQNPGEAEALVAAMKKYDRVVQMGNQRRTWMKEAIASLHGGAIGTVRYGRGFYYNSRKEVGAPVKPAPADMDWNLWQGPVPDDAQHDIKKYAHYDWHWLWHWGNGELGNNGIHTLDILRWGIKGDYPLKVTYNGGRYFYDDIQETPDTGTAVYDFGHAGMSWECSSCHPRAAEKPLAEVVFYGDNGTMGIGRDSWTIYDPKGKEISTEKGAGGGDPAHMGNFLDAIRGTAQLNSPIDEGQKSTMLCHLGNIAYRTNTVVRCDPKTGKLIDNPEGEKLWSREYRPGWGL; encoded by the coding sequence ATGAATCGCCGCACACTTCTGCATCAAACTTCCGCCATCGGCATCACTGCCGCGTTTTCCTCCCTGACCCGTCTGCGGGCCGCCGACAAGGCGGGTAAAAAGCTAAAAGTAGCCGTGGTGGCGCTGGGCCGTGGCATGGCCCATGTGCAGGCGCTGCTGAGGCTGCCGGATGTGGAGATCGCCTATCTGGCGGAGACAGATGCGAACCGCCTCCAGCAGGGCCTCAAGGTCGTCGCCGACAAGCAGGAAGTTTCCTGCCAGGGCGTGACTGACTTCCGCAAAATCCTGGAGGACAAGTCCGTGGATGCGGTCTTCATCGCCACGCCGAATTTCTGGCACACACCGATGGCCATCCTGGCCATGCAGGCGGGAAAGCATGTGTATGTGGAAAAGCCCGGCAGCCAAAACCCTGGCGAGGCCGAGGCGCTGGTCGCCGCCATGAAAAAGTATGACCGTGTGGTGCAGATGGGCAATCAGCGCCGCACCTGGATGAAGGAAGCCATCGCATCCCTCCACGGGGGTGCTATCGGCACGGTGCGCTACGGGCGCGGGTTTTACTACAACTCCCGCAAGGAGGTGGGGGCACCGGTCAAGCCTGCCCCGGCGGACATGGACTGGAACCTGTGGCAGGGTCCTGTACCGGATGATGCGCAGCATGACATCAAAAAATACGCCCACTACGACTGGCACTGGCTCTGGCATTGGGGCAATGGCGAGCTGGGCAACAATGGCATCCACACACTGGACATCCTGCGCTGGGGCATCAAGGGTGATTATCCGCTCAAGGTCACCTACAATGGCGGCCGCTACTTTTATGATGACATCCAGGAGACGCCCGATACCGGCACCGCCGTGTACGACTTTGGCCATGCCGGCATGAGCTGGGAATGCAGCAGCTGCCATCCGCGCGCTGCGGAAAAACCCCTCGCCGAAGTCGTGTTCTACGGTGACAACGGCACCATGGGCATCGGCCGGGATTCCTGGACGATTTATGATCCGAAAGGCAAGGAGATCAGCACCGAGAAAGGCGCTGGGGGCGGTGATCCCGCCCACATGGGCAATTTCCTGGATGCCATCCGCGGCACCGCCCAGCTTAACAGCCCCATTGATGAAGGCCAGAAGAGCACCATGCTATGCCACCTGGGCAACATTGCCTACAGGACGAATACCGTCGTGCGCTGTGACCCGAAGACTGGCAAACTCATTGACAATCCCGAGGGTGAAAAACTCTGGAGCCGCGAATACCGCCCCGGCTGGGGACTGTAA
- a CDS encoding OsmC family protein encodes MAVSITVDYEGGLRCRATHGPSKNELLTDAPVDNHGKGESFSPTDLVATALATCMATVMNIKAQQKGYDLVGMKVSVEKHMSEDSPRRIVRLPIVIEIPFPEDHPDRKLLEATALACPVHHSVHPDIDKPVSFVWNG; translated from the coding sequence ATGGCTGTTTCCATCACTGTTGATTATGAAGGCGGACTGCGCTGCCGCGCGACCCATGGTCCGTCGAAAAACGAGTTGCTCACCGATGCCCCGGTGGACAATCACGGCAAGGGGGAATCCTTTTCCCCGACGGATCTCGTCGCCACCGCCCTGGCCACCTGCATGGCCACGGTCATGAACATCAAGGCGCAGCAAAAGGGCTATGACCTGGTGGGTATGAAGGTGAGCGTGGAAAAACACATGAGCGAGGATTCACCACGCCGCATCGTGCGCCTGCCCATCGTGATCGAGATCCCCTTTCCTGAGGATCACCCGGACCGCAAGCTCCTGGAGGCCACGGCCCTGGCCTGCCCGGTGCATCACAGTGTGCATCCGGACATTGACAAGCCGGTGAGCTTCGTCTGGAACGGCTGA
- a CDS encoding PH domain-containing protein yields MTTSPASANLATESPLWSGHTSQWVHFWYYFFCVLLAIGAVVGATVTGGLAAVGLVVPLLMWIIRWWLTKCTLYELTSQRLKISTGIFNKHLDEMELFRVKDYSMVRPFFLRMLGLGHLTLITSDLSTPTVTIKAIPNVEAVREMLRTAVQAERDRKRVRELDMGGDGGEALLE; encoded by the coding sequence ATGACCACCTCACCTGCCTCCGCAAACTTGGCCACGGAATCCCCGCTTTGGTCGGGTCATACCTCCCAATGGGTGCACTTTTGGTATTATTTTTTCTGCGTGCTGCTTGCCATTGGAGCAGTGGTTGGAGCCACCGTCACGGGCGGACTCGCTGCTGTGGGCTTGGTCGTGCCGTTGTTGATGTGGATCATCCGCTGGTGGCTTACCAAATGCACCTTGTATGAACTGACCAGCCAGCGGCTTAAAATTTCCACCGGCATTTTTAACAAGCATCTGGACGAAATGGAGCTTTTCCGGGTGAAGGATTACTCGATGGTCCGGCCATTTTTTCTCCGGATGCTTGGCCTGGGGCACCTGACTTTAATAACATCGGATCTAAGCACGCCCACCGTTACGATCAAAGCCATCCCCAATGTGGAAGCTGTCAGGGAAATGCTGCGCACCGCAGTTCAGGCCGAACGGGATCGCAAACGGGTGAGGGAGCTGGACATGGGCGGTGATGGAGGCGAAGCCCTTCTGGAATAG